In Struthio camelus isolate bStrCam1 chromosome 13, bStrCam1.hap1, whole genome shotgun sequence, the following are encoded in one genomic region:
- the RBM22 gene encoding pre-mRNA-splicing factor RBM22: MSTSLGSNTYNRQNWEDADFPILCQTCLGENPYIRMTKEKYGKECKICARPFTVFRWCPGVRMRFKKTEVCQTCSKLKNVCQTCLLDLEYGLPIQVRDAGLSLKDEMPKSDVNKEYYTQNMEREISNSDGTRPVGALGKATSTSDMLLKLARTTPYYKRNRPHICSFWVKGECKRGEECPYRHEKPTDPDDPLADQNIKDRYYGINDPVADKLLKRASTMPRLDPPDDKTITTLYVGGLGDTITESDLRNHFYQFGEIRTITVVQRQQCAFIQFATRQAAEVAAEKSFNKLIVNGRRLNVKWGRSQAARGKEKDKEGTTESGIKLEPVPGLPGALPPPPAAEEEASANYFNLPPSGPPAVVNIALPPPPGIAPPPPPGFGPHMFHAMGPPPPFMRAPGPIHYPSQDPQRMGAHAGKHSSP, translated from the exons ATGTCGACGTCGCTGGGCTCCAACACCTACAACCGGCAGAACTGGGAGGACGCG GACTTCCCTATCCTGTGCCAAACATGTCTTGGAGAAAACCCGTATATTCGAATG ACCAAAGAGAAATATGGAAAAGAATGCAAG ATCTGTGCTAGGCCTTTCACAGTATTTCGCTGGTGCCCTGGTGTTCGTATGcgttttaagaaaacagaagtatgTCAAACGTGCAGCAAGCTCAAGAATGTCTGTCAAACTTGTCTGCTTGACCTGGAATATG gtTTGCCTATTCAAGTCCGGGATGCAGGGCTCTCCCTTAAGGATGAAATGCCTAAATCGGATGTCAATAAAGAGTACTACACCCAGAACATGGAAAGAGAG ATATCCAACTCTGATGGCACTAGACCAGTTGGTGCACTAGGAAAAGCTACTTCCACAAGCGACATGCTGCTTAAGCTGGCTCGGACCACTCCTTACTATAAACGTAATCGTCCTCACATCTGTTCCTTCTGGGTAAAAGGAGAATGCAAGAGAGGAGAGGAGTGCCCCTATAG GCATGAGAAGCCTACAGATCCAGATGATCCCCTGGCTGATCAGAATATCAAAGATCGTTACTATGGAATTAATGACCCTGTGGCTGATAAGCTTCTGAAACGAGCATCAACCATGCCTCGTCTAGACCCCCCTGATGACAAGACTATTACTAcgctgtatgttggagggcttgGAGATACTATCACTGAGTCAGATCTCAG AAATCACTTCTACCAGTTTGGGGAGATTCGGACAATAACTGTAGTACAGAGGCAACAGTGTGCTTTCATCCAGTTTGCCACCCGGCAAGCTGCAGAAGTGGCTGCAGAGAAATCCTTCAACAAACTCATTGTCAACGGTCGCAGGCTCAATGTCAAATGGGGAAG GTCCCAGgcagcaagaggaaaagaaaaggacaaggaaGGAACTACAGAATCTGGGATAAAGCTGGAGCCAGTTCCAGGACTCCCCGGAG CTCTCCCCCCGCCTCCAGCAGCAGAAGAAGAGGCTTCTGCAAATTATTTCAACCTACCTCCGAGTGGCCCTCCTGCCGTGGTTAACATTGCCTTGCCACCTCCTCCTGGCAttgccccaccaccacctccag GTTTTGGACCACACATGTTCCATGCCATGGGGCCCCCACCGCCCTTCATGAGAGCACCAGGCCCTATTCACTACCCGTCTCAAGATCCCCAGAGGATGGGTGCCCATGCAGGAAAGCACAGCAGCCCCTAG